ATATATTACAGATTATGAtgataaaactttaaaaaacttactaaaaaacaacataaagatGAACGAGGCCTTTTCatgagttaaaatttaataaagaaacaaatttttaaaaagtatataattattaaatatgaattttattgagaaaattaaataaagttataggtataaagaatttataaattttaataatttggaCTTGGACATTACAGAAAAGAGGAGTATAAACTAAAGTGTGGTGGAGAGTCTCAATATATTTTATGCTACTTGTGTGTTGAacttattagatattttaatagtGTAATTAATTAACAAGATAAATAGtactcataaaaatatatttttttatgaataatggaagGGCGACGGTGCTGATGCGTACACGTGTCCTGACAATCCCACCGTCTTGGCTTTCAAGAACAGCATAGAAGCAACACGAAgcactctctttctctctcttctttcttctctcttctctctcttctaccTTCTCTTCACTGTCTCTGTGACTCTAACAGAAACTAGAGCCAGAAATATAGCCCAGAAGGGTTTCATTCACCAAACCAGTCTCTCTCTTCGTCTCTGCTTCCATTTCACAGGCTTTTcctattttgttgttttttgtgGTGTGATCGCTGCGATGTACGTAGCTTCCATGCGTAAGTCTTTCAAGGACTCCTTGAAAGTCCTTGAAGCTGACATCCAGCACGCCAACACCCTGTGGGTTTTCTCCTCTCACCTTTTTTTCTGGGTTTTTGTTTTAACTGTCATGCTCtttccaaaattaaatttttaatttttttatttgaatttaaggTGATCACTGCTGCAAAAGGTTGGTGGCGTGTCATTGCCTGTTACCtttcctcctttttttttttatgaaaaatctttttttttttctcttgggGATAAGTGGTTGGTGATTGCTAAGTGAGGGTTTTTCTGGGTACGATGATGATCTTCTTCTGGGTTTAGCcccgttttttttttgtttctcattTGTTTGGTTTTTTCTTCTGGACTCTGGTTTGTTATAATCCTTGAATACTTATTTCCTTTGTAAATAGGGTACATTTAATTTACTGATAAAGCGTGGATAATTTGATTTTCAGTGTTGATTATTCCTATCCGTGTCTTTTTGTGGCGTGTCTGGTGTGGGGAAGTTTGTTTATGAAAGTGTGAAAAGGTTTAGGGAGTGAATTCCCTGAGTACTTGTTTCGTTGTCTGATGATTTTGATGCTATATTATGGTTTCTTGATCTCTGAACGCTATTGCgttattatatctttaatacCTGCTACACTATATGGTGACAGTCTACATAACATTTATTGGTTTGGTAACATGTAGTGCTTTTGATGTGCTTGTCGCGAAATATCTTTAGAGGAGCAAGCTGAATGCAATGTTGTCATTTGTAAATATTGCAATGATATTTCTGTCTCAAATTGTCATCAAGTATCAATATACTAGTCAGTGTTGTAAAAGCTAATTTACTGCAGTTAGTTATTGGTTGatcatgtaaaaaaattggGATGTGCAGGGCGTCAGATTTTCCAAGGGAATATGATGGTGCGTGCCTTCAGATGAGAATGTCATACAGTCCGGCAGCGCACTTGTTTCTTTTTCTGGTGCAATGGACAGATTGCCATCTTGCTGGAGCACTTGGACTGTTAAGAATCCTAATTTACAAGGTAAGGTGTTTTGATTTTTAGGTGTGGATATTGAAATGAGGGACTTGGACCAGATGAAGAATTTGCCTCATGTTGTAGGTCTATGTGGATGGGACAACCACCATGTCTACACATGAAAGAAAAGCAAGTATTAGAGAATTCTATGGTATAGCTGCCTttgttttttaatcttaatcTAGTTTGCTTATTAGTTTTTCTTCGTTGCTGACACGTTGAATTTCTTCTCTGAGCAGCGGTCATTTATCCCTCTTTATTGCAACTTCAGAAAGGTATCACTGACACTGAGGATAAGAAGCAAAAGGCTGTATGCATGGAGAGGTATCGCAGAAGAGATGATGAGGATTATAGACAGTCTTCTGACATAGACATTGAAAGAGAAGATGAATGTGGAATATGCATGGACATGAATACTAAGATTGTGTTACCCAACTGCAACCATTCCATGTGCCTGAAATGTTACCGAGAATGGTACTTCATCCAACAaattatctctctctctctctctctctctctctgttaaTATGTGGCACTTCTCATTCTTTTACCATCATTTAGATGTATAGCTGTTTGAATTGTTTCTATACGGTTTGATTCTGTGTTCTCTAACAATAAACTCTATGTTTAtggtttatttattatattttctgatTTCATGGATTATAAACAGTCACTACAAAATGACTACAATATTTCAGCCATAGTAAAATTACAATTGTCGAAGGTTTTGGGTTTGTTCAGTTCGTTTTGGTATTAATTGTTTATAACCTTGTTAAGTGTCTTTTGCGAATGGAGGCTTTAAGTGGTGGAAGTTACAAGTCTCACTATGAACGTTCTGTGCTTGATTGCAGGTGCAATTACACGGCACTGTGCATATGAAGGTTTGATTGTCGCTTGTCATTGCTGCTTGAATGTGAATATTTAATGTAGTAAAACAGAATTAGTATGGTGgtgtaaaataatttactaGAAAACTATTTGAATTGATATAGTTAGCTTAAGTAGTTGGTGGAGGAATGTGTCTTGCGTTTATGTCTTCTGAATGCCACTTGGCTGATTGGCACTTGGTGTAATTTTATACTATGATGATATTAACTCTTCAGTCTGTTGTAGTTTGTAAGGCTTAAAAAGTTAGTTATATTTGTTTCTGGATTTTGTGTGTTTCTAAAAAgttagttatattttgtttctggCTTAAAAAGTTAGTTATATCTGTTGTAGTTTGTAAGGCTTAAAAAGTTAGTTATATTTGTAGTTTGTTTCTATGATGATATCCATGTTGTGAATGAAAAAGTCCAGTAACCAATGTTGCCTTCTGCAATCATCTCTTTAATGAAGTCTGCTGTTCTTATATGTGAATGTGCAAGCACAAAAGGTCTTCCTAAATCATAGAAATTAAATTGTTCTTAATTATTGTACCTCGATTTAATAATGTAACGAGAAAGACAATTTGTTTTGCCGTTTTCCTGTGGAACTATTATGGGTTATTTGTTATTTGGTGTGTTGGTCGAAAATGAAAGAGAGTATAAGTGGGTTTCAGGGTCTGGCTATGAAACCAGACTCTGGtaatttttgttgaatattgGTTGATGGGATCATGCACTGTCAACTTGGGATGACTATTCATCATTTTACTTGGTCATACATTTCTGACCGGGTTGAAGACCTTTTTCCAGGTCTGCGCAAAAGTTTCTATGAGCTAATCTGCCTATACTGTGCTAGTTTGCTGACAGCTAACAATGGTACTTGCAAATGACATAACAATGGACACCTGGAGGATTTGAAGCCAAGACCCTTTGGTGGATAGTATTCAATCCTACCAGTTATTGAGTAAACGTCATCTGTGTCTGTTTCTAGTTTGAAACAGGACATTAGGACTGTCGCATATATATGTCATTGTTTTGGTGTACATTTAGCTACCCTTTAATTTAAATTGCTATCTTGTAGCTCCCAGCAACATGTTGTCCAAGTATTTTGTAGGTTTAGTTGAAGGTTGAAgtgatttgataatttttgcAGGCGAACTATATCACAATCATGCCCATTTTGCCGTGACAGTCTGAAGAGAGTGAACTCAGGTGATCTGTGGGTATTCACTGATAGAAGGGATGTGGTAGACATGGCAACAGTGACAAGGGAGAATCTGAGAAGGCTTTTCATGTACATAGATAAGTTGCCTTTGATTGTTCCAGACTCCCTTTTTGATGCTTATGACTCTCACATACGCTAAGTGATTGCAACAGACAGATTTTAAGGTATGCTGTTGTTGTCTTCCACTTGAAAAGCCAGAACCGGAGTCGTCTAATTGAGTTGCTATTATAGAGTTGCAGTACTTGCTTCCCACTTCTGGTGGCAGAAGTATCCAGCCCTTGTCATATTGTGGACTGGTGGTGAAGTTGAGATGGTAAATTGTATCTATCTAGTTAGCTCATTTGTATATCTCTGTACAGATCAAATCAATCACTTATTAACAAGAGATTTGCATATTCTGTTCTTGTCATTTAGATGTGAATCTCTTGAGaaactcttttatttttcatcatcaaTGAATGTATTTAACGGAATGTCTGTAATGTGTTCTGTAGTTTATGTATATGCATTAAGGCCACCTTATAACAATTGCCTATGTTTACTTTAGGCCCTCTTAATAGAAAGCACCAtggtttatataaatatttttaataattcttcttttccttcattCTCATACAATAATCTTAGAAGCTACTAAGGTTGGTAGCTGCAGGCACTGGTATCTGCTTAGTAGTTTAAAATATCAGTGATTTGagttttacttaatttatattagCATGTGacaagataattttatttatcatagtcattattttgatttaatttcttttttatttaatttaattttaatttttttaaaataaaataatattgtttctaatgattattatatagatgttgtattaattctttatttaaaaataaaattttaatataatatattattaacacaTATTTTGTTAATCAAtcattatctaataaattttaatataaatattaatataaaatttataaaaatagtaaattttatctcagtttaaaaaaaatagcattattttattttttaaaaagattaaggTTTAATCCATTTAAGCATCTTTATTTTTGTCCGGTCTTCCCATTTTGGTCtcctttttttaaacttttccaaTTGAGTTCTCAAAACtgttaatttgaagcaattcaGTCTTTGTCGTTAAAAATGTTAATGACCGTTAAGTATTGATGACgtgatattataaataaattttatattaaaatttattaataaatatttatttaatcaaaattttagaaGGGCAAATTGGGCAGAAAGAATGCGATCTTTGTTTTTGGCAGAGGCGAAGCGAATTGGCAGGGTTGGTTCTTGTCCTGATCTGGAACCATCATCCATTCTGGGGAACACAGAGTGAAGTTGGATATACAGAGAATACCAAGGCGGTTGAAGAAAGGAATCCAGATACACAACTGTTGAAGGAAAGAcaactcagaaaaataaaaaagacagtTTCATTTGGTGTGAGTGTTCCCCTTCGTCATTCATCCTATGCAAATCACACTCCCTCTTTAACTTGAAACCTCTATCTGCATTTTGTTAATGATCTCCACCCCTACCTAGCGTCACCACCATCAACCTATATCTACTCCTTGATTCCTCTGCCGCTGAATGACTTCTTTTACATGTTTCTACCACTAAATATCCCCATTTTCGCCATTGTTCTCACACCATTGGTCCTgcatttaaaaaaggaaaacagaGGAGACCAAAACAAATGAAACTAGCCAACCCAATGAAACCCTTCAACATCACGGCCACCTGTAGACTCAACCTCCTTTCATGTTccattatacttttattttccttgttttCCAACATTAACAGCAATATACCTCAAACAAGGAAGAACAAAATCAACCAAACTGaaccaaatcaacaaaaaaataaacctcAAGCACAACCCCATTATCATCATTAACCTCGACTTATACCGTGAAATCCCCAATGTTGTTTCCCTGTAAGAAAAAACTCAATCCGAACACCTAGGGTCAATTATAAACAAAGTCAGATAATCCCCGTTGCTCTAAAGTGTTACAATTGGGGCTTCACCACCCAATTAGCAAGTTGTGTGTGTCGGACTCGTAGCACTTGGTGGCAGCGATCACGACTTCGAAGAGAGGGGAGGGTTTTTTCCCTGCTTACGAATGAAGGGTAACCGGCGGCGACCTTGGCCGTGACCCGTGGTGTTGGTGATGCTTTGGATGACGACTCGCGGCGGTTGGGCTCGCTCAAACGGGTGACTAGTCGGATGGGGTGGTGGCGTGCGAACCGAAATGGAGGAAGGGCCTGACGTCGGGCGATCGGTGGCTCTGGCGGCTCGCGATGTCACCGGCGACACCATTGACGGCGGTCTGTGCCGGAGAAGTCGAGTGGTGAGATGGTAGCCTTGGGTTCTGCCGGCGGAGATGAGGGGCTGCTAGTGCACTGAGAAAGACCCTCTGTGTTGTTCTGCGTTGTGAGTGAAATGAGGTGAGGATGTGGAAACCCTAAAGGGGTTTCTAAGTTTCTGAATAGGAAGATCACTGGGCCAAACCCAAAAGCtattcccactttgcccttctgattaaataaatatttattaataaattttaatataaaatttatttataatgccacatcatcaataCTTAAACGTcgttaatgatttttaacggtAGAGACtgaattgcttcaaattaacaGTTttgaggactcaattgggaaagtttaaaagaaagggACCAAAGTGGGAAGACTGAACGAAAATAGGGATgcttaaatggtttaaacctaacattaaattatgtaaggatgtttttattgatgttgaaagaGTAACCAGCGTACAACCTCCTCAAGTAAAGCGTGGGATTTGGTCCAACGTGAAGCTTGGTTATGAAGAACTGGAACAATGGTCGAGGTAGGCTTTTAGTGAATATATCTGCTAGCTGGAGATCAGAAGGAATGAATTGAGTGATGAGTTTGTTAGATCGAACAAGCTCTTTGGGAGAGGAATATGGCACTTTTGTTGTCACAAAGAAGAGTTGGCGCTTGATAGGAAATATGCAGATCATGTAGAAGATGAGTAATTCATATTAGTTCAGCTGCTGCATTAGCCATGGCTCTATATTCTAATTCACAACTTGATCAAGTTACGGTTGATTGTTTCTTAGCACTCGATGAGACGAAATTACTGCTTAAGAAAATGGAATAACCATAGGTAGATCGCCTAGTCTCAATACATCGAGCCCAATCAGCATCCGAGTATCCAAGAACATTAAGGGAAGCTCCACGGGTGAAGGATAGGTCATAGGACATGGTGTCCTTGACATATCGAAGGATGCGTTTAACTGTTTGAAAGTGATCATTTGTTGGAGCTTGAAGAAACTGACTAACCAAATTTACCGCGTAGGACAAGTCACAACGAGTTATAGTGAGATACTGGAGTGCAGCAACGAGAGAGCGATATTGAGTGGGATCAGAGAATGGATCTCGTGTGGTTATCAGTTGAATATGAGGTTGGAGAGGTGTGACTGTCAGTTTTGCATCCAAATCTGGGTCCTAGATAAAATGTCTTGAGCGTATTTGGTCTGGCTAAGAAAGACACCATTGGTAGTGTAGTGGACCTCGAGACCAAGAAAGTAATTTAGATGGCCTAAATCCTTGATAGCAAACTCAGTTTTGAACCTTGCCAAAAGTTTTTGAAGTAAAGAATTATTATTCCCTGTCAAAATTaggtcatcaacataaacaagtatatatagAGTGGCAGCAGTGTTGTGGtaaacaaataaagataaaagctAGTATAAGGATAAGTTAATAATAGACTTTATAAACAAGTCAGTATCAtacatttttcacaaaaaaaaaattaaaattaaaatttaccaTTTGACATACACGCACACTCACACTTACTATatatgacattttttaaaaaaaaaatacatttagcATTTTACATCATGGATTTCCCGCCAgttttttcaagatttttcaTTCCAAGATCAAGATCCTCCACGGTGGTGGGGCGCCGCCTCTATGGCAGCCCACCACCGCAGCGGAAGGAGGGCGTGCTTGAGAATCAGCAGAAAGAGCGCGAGCTTG
This genomic stretch from Vigna radiata var. radiata cultivar VC1973A chromosome 7, Vradiata_ver6, whole genome shotgun sequence harbors:
- the LOC106769192 gene encoding uncharacterized protein LOC106769192 isoform X1 — its product is MYVASMRKSFKDSLKVLEADIQHANTLASDFPREYDGACLQMRMSYSPAAHLFLFLVQWTDCHLAGALGLLRILIYKVYVDGTTTMSTHERKASIREFYAVIYPSLLQLQKGITDTEDKKQKAVCMERYRRRDDEDYRQSSDIDIEREDECGICMDMNTKIVLPNCNHSMCLKCYREWRTISQSCPFCRDSLKRVNSGDLWVFTDRRDVVDMATVTRENLRRLFMYIDKLPLIVPDSLFDAYDSHIR
- the LOC106769192 gene encoding uncharacterized protein LOC106769192 isoform X2, which gives rise to MYVASMRKSFKDSLKVLEADIQHANTLASDFPREYDGACLQMRMSYSPAAHLFLFLVQWTDCHLAGALGLLRILIYKVYVDGTTTMSTHERKASIREFYAVIYPSLLQLQKGITDTEDKKQKAVCMERYRRRDDEDYRQSSDIDIEREDECGICMDMNTKIVLPNCNHSMCLKCYREWCNYTALCI